From Thalassococcus sp. S3, one genomic window encodes:
- a CDS encoding ABC transporter permease, with protein sequence MKNIPISAMIGLFFTALYFFIAIFAPLIAPYGMAEVVGDVWEPSSAEFLLGTDNIGRDLLSRMIYGGRTTIWIATMATILSFVTGSVLGFLAAVSGGWVDQVLSRFVDLIMSIPSLIFALVVLSVMPVTVTVLIIVMGLLDSTRVYRLARAVAVDINVMDYVEAARLRGEKILWVIFREILPNALSPLVAEMGLRFIFMVLFVSTLSFLGLGVQPPQADWGGIVKENKEGIVYGIGAALYPAVAIATLAISVNLVADWVLNRTTSLKGGRG encoded by the coding sequence ATGAAAAACATCCCCATCTCGGCCATGATCGGCCTGTTCTTCACCGCGCTCTATTTCTTTATCGCCATCTTCGCGCCTCTCATCGCGCCCTACGGAATGGCCGAAGTCGTGGGCGACGTATGGGAACCGTCCTCCGCCGAATTCCTACTGGGCACAGACAATATCGGTCGCGATCTGCTGAGCCGGATGATCTATGGAGGACGGACCACCATCTGGATTGCGACGATGGCCACCATCCTCAGCTTCGTGACGGGGTCGGTTCTGGGTTTTCTGGCCGCCGTTTCAGGCGGTTGGGTGGATCAGGTCCTGTCCCGCTTTGTCGATCTGATCATGTCCATTCCATCACTGATCTTCGCGCTTGTCGTTCTGTCGGTGATGCCGGTCACGGTGACGGTGCTGATCATCGTGATGGGCCTGCTTGATTCCACCCGTGTTTACCGCCTTGCCCGCGCCGTTGCGGTGGACATCAACGTGATGGACTATGTCGAAGCCGCCCGGCTGCGCGGCGAAAAGATCCTTTGGGTGATCTTCCGGGAAATTCTGCCCAATGCGCTCTCGCCCCTGGTCGCAGAGATGGGGTTGCGCTTTATTTTCATGGTGCTTTTCGTTTCGACATTGTCGTTCCTGGGGCTGGGTGTGCAACCGCCGCAGGCAGATTGGGGCGGCATCGTGAAGGAAAACAAGGAAGGCATCGTCTACGGCATCGGAGCGGCCCTTTATCCGGCGGTGGCGATTGCGACATTGGCGATTTCGGTCAATCTGGTGGCGGATTGGGTGTTGAACCGGACCACCTCGCTCAAAGGAGGCCGGGGATGA
- a CDS encoding glycerate kinase yields MTPQEKLTHLWRTGVEAVLGDQAVATALKDETESPDQILAVGKAAAAMARAALSRFPQVPCLVVTKDGHGAGLPDGVEVIEAAHPVPNARSLEGGAALCAAVEEMPEGSQLLLLVSGGASSLAECLRPGLDLPDLAALNDRLLSGGLDIGAMNAERRKISRIKGGGLLSHFKGKHVTVLALSDVPRDEVEVIGSGIGAAPDDPGFSYQCKIVACNAIARDSAARAAEDMGLTVQHNEETLYDSVEALAQSLGPMIREMPVGVAIFGGEPTVTLPPSPGRGGRNQALALALAREIEGRDDLMVLVAGTDGTDGPTEAAGGLVDGAIWTDGAEEALARADSGSYLATRDALFVTGPTGTNVMDLAIVLRA; encoded by the coding sequence ATGACACCACAAGAAAAACTGACCCACCTTTGGCGAACCGGTGTCGAGGCCGTTCTGGGCGATCAGGCCGTGGCGACCGCACTGAAGGACGAAACCGAAAGCCCTGATCAGATCCTCGCGGTCGGAAAGGCCGCGGCGGCCATGGCCCGGGCGGCCCTGTCGCGTTTTCCACAGGTGCCGTGCCTTGTGGTCACAAAGGACGGCCACGGCGCGGGCCTGCCCGACGGCGTGGAGGTGATCGAGGCCGCTCATCCGGTCCCCAATGCCCGCAGTCTGGAAGGTGGTGCGGCGCTTTGCGCGGCGGTCGAGGAGATGCCCGAGGGGTCACAGCTTTTGCTTCTGGTTTCGGGTGGTGCGTCGTCGCTGGCGGAATGCCTGCGCCCGGGTCTGGACCTGCCCGATCTGGCGGCCTTGAACGACCGGCTTTTGTCGGGCGGTCTGGATATCGGCGCCATGAATGCAGAGCGGCGCAAGATCTCGCGCATCAAGGGCGGCGGGCTTTTGTCCCATTTCAAGGGAAAACACGTGACGGTGCTGGCTCTGTCGGATGTCCCCCGGGACGAGGTCGAGGTCATCGGCTCCGGCATCGGGGCAGCGCCCGACGATCCCGGCTTTTCGTACCAGTGCAAGATCGTTGCCTGCAATGCCATCGCACGGGACAGCGCGGCCCGGGCCGCAGAGGACATGGGGCTGACGGTGCAGCACAACGAAGAAACGCTTTATGACAGCGTGGAGGCGCTTGCGCAGTCTCTGGGCCCCATGATCCGAGAGATGCCGGTGGGCGTTGCGATCTTCGGGGGGGAGCCAACCGTCACCCTGCCCCCCTCGCCCGGCCGGGGCGGACGCAATCAGGCGCTGGCGTTGGCGCTTGCCCGAGAGATCGAGGGGCGGGACGATCTGATGGTTCTCGTCGCCGGCACCGACGGAACCGATGGGCCGACGGAAGCCGCCGGCGGCCTGGTTGACGGTGCGATCTGGACAGACGGCGCCGAAGAGGCGCTCGCCCGCGCGGACAGCGGGAGCTATCTGGCGACGCGAGACGCGCTGTTCGTCACCGGACCGACGGGGACAAACGTGATGGATCTGGCGATCGTTCTGCGCGCTTGA
- a CDS encoding ABC transporter permease — protein sequence MHPVLTLVAQRLALSALLLLAASALIFAGTTILPGDVAQQILGQGATPQALANLREELGLNDPPITRYFNWLGGVLQGDLGTALTNNRDIAESLGQRLGNTLFLAFWAAVISVPLAILLGLIAVRYRDRWPDKLISGVTLASISIPEFLIGYVLIFFVAVQLGWAPSVAMINDGMSLWQKLNAIALPVAVLTLVVLAHMMRMTRAAILNVMQSAYIETAELKGLSRFQVIYRHAFPNAIAPIVNVVMLNLAYLVVGVVVVEVVFVYPGMGQYLVDHVSKRDVPVVQACGLIFAAVYIVLNMIADIVSILANPRLRHPK from the coding sequence ATGCATCCCGTTTTGACACTCGTCGCTCAGCGCCTTGCGCTGAGCGCCCTTCTGTTGCTGGCCGCATCGGCGCTGATCTTTGCAGGCACGACGATCCTGCCCGGCGATGTGGCTCAGCAGATCCTTGGCCAAGGGGCCACCCCGCAAGCGCTTGCCAATCTGCGTGAAGAGCTGGGACTGAACGATCCCCCCATCACCCGCTATTTCAACTGGCTGGGCGGGGTTCTGCAGGGCGATCTGGGCACAGCCCTTACCAACAATCGCGACATCGCCGAAAGTCTCGGCCAGCGGCTTGGGAATACGCTGTTTCTGGCCTTTTGGGCGGCGGTGATCTCAGTCCCGCTCGCCATCCTTCTGGGCCTGATCGCGGTGCGCTACCGCGACCGCTGGCCGGACAAGCTGATCTCGGGCGTCACGCTGGCCTCGATCTCGATTCCGGAATTCCTGATCGGCTATGTGCTGATCTTCTTTGTCGCGGTGCAGCTCGGCTGGGCCCCGTCCGTGGCGATGATCAACGACGGGATGAGCCTGTGGCAAAAGCTGAATGCCATCGCGCTGCCGGTCGCGGTTCTGACGCTGGTGGTGCTGGCGCATATGATGCGCATGACACGGGCGGCGATCCTGAACGTGATGCAATCGGCCTATATCGAAACCGCGGAGCTGAAGGGCCTCAGCCGGTTTCAGGTGATCTATCGCCACGCCTTTCCCAACGCCATCGCGCCCATCGTGAATGTGGTGATGCTGAACCTGGCCTATCTCGTCGTGGGTGTCGTGGTGGTCGAGGTGGTCTTTGTCTACCCAGGGATGGGTCAATATCTGGTCGATCACGTCTCCAAACGCGATGTGCCGGTGGTGCAGGCCTGCGGGCTGATCTTTGCCGCTGTGTATATCGTGCTGAACATGATCGCTGATATCGTGTCGATCCTGGCCAATCCTCGTCTGAGGCATCCCAAATGA
- a CDS encoding CocE/NonD family hydrolase, producing MSKMKLREIEEEPDLGIVLSDGCRLSARVWRPVDAAEDPVPAILEYLPYRKRDGTCARDALTHPWFAKRGYASIRVDIRGNGDSQGLMSDEYTEQELSDAVEVIAWLAAQPWCSGKVGMMGISWGGFNALQVAARRPDALKAIITLCSTVDRFADDIHYKGGCLLNENFGWGSTMWSYSSRAPDPALRDDWRDMWLERLEHEPFLPSVWLRHQQRDTYWQHGSVCDDFGAIDAATLAVGGWGDAYKNAVPALVTELSAPVKGIVGPWVHKYPHFAVPEPRIGFLDEALVWWDKWLKDVPNGAETLPDYRAYVMDGVRPATWYTERAGHWVTSDPAQIRSPRQKRLFLVDKDLRETPGPLSAQINSPQHCGLAGGEYCAIWLGPEMPGDQRADDALSLCFDGALLEDDLSLLGAPEVRLALSADQPHAQIAVRLCHIHPDGASTRITYGVLNLSHREGAADPRPLVPGETYDVTLKLDHIGYRVPAGHRLRVAISSTYWPLVWPSPTPTTLTLSRAEIALPYVDNASEDACAFPPPDGEAPWRTSELRPPSNSRVVEHDLSSGKIRLCIDDDFGKVEDCEHGLISGSVARERWTIHPDDPLSAHGQTHWTDELERGGIRLRTETYAEMSSDITHFHLVARIEAYENDVLIYERDVRDSIARM from the coding sequence ATGTCAAAGATGAAGCTGCGCGAGATCGAAGAAGAGCCGGATCTTGGTATCGTGCTCAGCGATGGATGCCGCCTTTCGGCACGGGTCTGGCGTCCGGTGGACGCAGCCGAAGATCCCGTACCGGCGATCCTTGAATACCTGCCCTACCGCAAAAGGGATGGCACCTGCGCACGGGATGCGCTGACCCATCCCTGGTTCGCCAAGCGCGGCTATGCCTCTATCCGCGTCGACATCCGCGGCAATGGCGACAGCCAGGGTCTGATGAGCGATGAATACACCGAACAGGAGCTTTCGGATGCAGTAGAAGTCATCGCATGGCTGGCCGCACAACCCTGGTGCAGCGGCAAGGTCGGCATGATGGGCATCAGCTGGGGCGGTTTCAACGCGCTTCAGGTGGCCGCGCGGCGCCCGGACGCTCTGAAGGCGATCATCACACTCTGCTCGACCGTGGATCGGTTCGCCGATGACATCCACTACAAGGGAGGTTGCCTGCTGAACGAAAACTTCGGCTGGGGCAGCACGATGTGGTCCTATTCGAGCCGGGCGCCGGACCCAGCGCTCCGGGATGACTGGCGTGACATGTGGCTGGAACGGCTTGAACATGAACCCTTCCTCCCCTCTGTCTGGCTCCGACACCAACAGCGTGACACGTATTGGCAGCACGGATCGGTCTGCGACGATTTCGGGGCCATTGACGCGGCAACCCTTGCCGTCGGCGGCTGGGGCGACGCCTACAAGAACGCGGTGCCTGCCCTGGTGACGGAGCTGAGCGCACCGGTCAAAGGGATCGTCGGACCCTGGGTGCACAAATATCCCCACTTCGCCGTTCCTGAGCCCCGGATCGGATTTCTGGACGAAGCGTTGGTCTGGTGGGACAAATGGCTGAAGGATGTCCCCAACGGGGCCGAGACCCTGCCCGATTACAGAGCCTATGTAATGGACGGGGTCAGGCCCGCCACCTGGTACACCGAACGTGCGGGCCATTGGGTCACGTCCGATCCTGCCCAGATCAGATCGCCCCGACAAAAGCGCCTGTTCTTGGTGGACAAAGACCTAAGAGAGACGCCCGGCCCGCTTTCTGCGCAGATCAACTCTCCGCAGCATTGCGGCTTGGCCGGCGGTGAATATTGCGCGATCTGGCTGGGTCCGGAAATGCCCGGCGATCAACGCGCCGACGATGCGCTGTCTCTCTGCTTTGATGGCGCCCTGCTTGAAGACGATCTATCGCTTCTCGGCGCGCCGGAGGTCCGGCTGGCGCTGAGCGCTGACCAGCCACATGCACAGATTGCCGTAAGGCTTTGCCACATTCATCCGGACGGCGCATCGACCCGCATCACATACGGGGTTCTGAACCTGTCCCATCGGGAGGGCGCGGCCGATCCCAGGCCGCTGGTTCCGGGGGAGACCTATGATGTCACGCTCAAGCTTGACCATATCGGATATCGCGTGCCTGCCGGTCACCGTCTGCGCGTCGCCATCTCATCGACCTATTGGCCGCTTGTTTGGCCCTCTCCGACGCCTACCACGCTGACCCTCTCGCGGGCGGAAATCGCGCTGCCCTATGTCGACAATGCAAGCGAGGACGCCTGTGCCTTCCCGCCCCCCGATGGCGAGGCCCCTTGGCGAACCAGCGAACTCCGCCCTCCCAGCAATAGCCGCGTCGTCGAACACGATCTCTCATCCGGCAAAATCCGTCTGTGCATTGATGACGATTTCGGAAAGGTGGAGGATTGCGAACACGGGCTGATCAGCGGTTCGGTCGCACGGGAACGCTGGACCATTCATCCGGACGATCCCCTGTCGGCGCACGGACAGACACATTGGACAGATGAGTTGGAGCGCGGCGGCATCCGCCTGCGGACCGAGACCTATGCCGAGATGTCGTCGGACATCACGCACTTTCACCTTGTTGCCCGGATCGAAGCCTACGAAAACGACGTGCTGATCTACGAGCGGGACGTCAGGGACAGCATTGCACGAATGTAA
- a CDS encoding ABC transporter ATP-binding protein, translated as MSTPLLKVKDLRIGATVYPPGEQPHDIEIVHGVDFELEAGKVLGLIGESGAGKSTIGLATMAYGRGGVKITGGEVWVNGRDVMASGLRDVRRLRGAEVTYVSQSAAASFNPAKRIMEQVTEAAIGQGKFSKSEAEARAIELFRKLDLPEPDKIGERYPHQVSGGQLQRCMTALALCPEPDLVVFDEPTTALDVTTQIDVLKAIKEAIRDTGVAALYITHDLAVVAQVSDDIMVLRHGETVEYGPTDQIINAPREDYTRALVSVRSIEHEEKAPAQDAVLKVENITARYAGTTFDVLHDVSVELYPGQTLAVVGESGSGKSTLARVITGLLPPRSGEISFAGRGLSAALSGRSREDLRELQMIYQMADVAMNPRQTVGTIIGRPLEFYFGLKGAEKRKRIVELLDEIEMGESFIDRYPAELSGGQKQRVCIARALAAKPRMIICDEVTSALDPLVADGILKLLLDLQKQEDVAYLFITHDLATVRAIADSIAVMYRGKVQRYGGKTEVLSPPFDDYTDLLLSSVPEMKLGWLEQVIATRRMESAGN; from the coding sequence ATGAGTACACCGCTGTTGAAGGTCAAGGATCTACGGATCGGAGCGACGGTGTACCCGCCTGGGGAACAGCCACACGACATTGAGATCGTGCATGGCGTGGATTTTGAGCTGGAGGCCGGCAAGGTGCTGGGCCTGATCGGGGAATCCGGTGCGGGCAAATCCACGATCGGGCTTGCGACGATGGCCTACGGACGCGGCGGGGTGAAGATCACCGGGGGCGAGGTCTGGGTCAATGGACGCGATGTGATGGCTTCGGGTCTGCGCGACGTGCGCCGGTTGAGAGGGGCGGAAGTCACCTATGTGTCGCAATCGGCGGCAGCCTCTTTCAACCCCGCCAAACGGATCATGGAACAGGTCACCGAAGCCGCGATCGGTCAGGGAAAGTTCTCGAAATCGGAGGCGGAAGCGAGGGCGATTGAACTCTTTCGAAAACTGGACCTGCCGGAGCCGGACAAGATAGGAGAGCGCTATCCGCATCAGGTCTCGGGCGGTCAATTGCAGCGCTGCATGACGGCGCTGGCCCTCTGTCCGGAACCGGATTTGGTCGTCTTCGACGAACCGACGACAGCGCTGGACGTGACCACGCAGATCGACGTCCTGAAGGCGATCAAGGAGGCGATCCGCGATACAGGCGTGGCGGCGCTCTACATCACCCACGACCTGGCAGTGGTGGCACAAGTCAGCGATGACATCATGGTGCTGAGACACGGAGAGACGGTGGAATACGGGCCCACCGATCAAATCATCAACGCACCGAGAGAAGACTATACGAGGGCCCTGGTCTCGGTCCGCTCCATCGAGCATGAAGAGAAGGCACCGGCGCAAGATGCAGTGTTGAAGGTGGAAAACATCACGGCCCGCTATGCGGGCACCACCTTTGATGTGCTGCACGATGTGAGCGTCGAGCTCTATCCGGGCCAGACACTCGCAGTTGTGGGGGAGAGCGGGTCAGGCAAGTCGACCCTGGCGCGGGTCATAACAGGCCTTTTGCCACCCAGGTCGGGTGAGATCAGCTTTGCCGGTCGTGGCCTCTCGGCCGCCCTGAGCGGGCGTTCTCGAGAAGACCTGCGCGAGTTGCAGATGATCTATCAGATGGCGGATGTGGCGATGAACCCACGTCAGACGGTGGGTACGATCATCGGGCGACCGCTGGAGTTTTATTTCGGGCTGAAAGGTGCGGAGAAGCGAAAGCGGATCGTTGAATTGCTGGATGAGATCGAGATGGGGGAGAGTTTCATCGATCGCTATCCGGCGGAGCTTTCGGGGGGGCAGAAACAGAGGGTCTGTATCGCGAGGGCCTTGGCGGCCAAGCCGAGGATGATCATCTGCGATGAGGTGACATCCGCGCTGGATCCTTTGGTGGCGGACGGCATTCTCAAGCTCCTTCTGGACCTGCAAAAGCAAGAGGATGTGGCCTATCTCTTCATCACGCACGATCTGGCGACGGTGCGCGCCATCGCGGACAGCATTGCGGTAATGTATCGCGGCAAGGTCCAGAGGTACGGCGGCAAGACCGAAGTGCTGTCACCGCCTTTCGACGACTACACTGACCTT
- a CDS encoding SLC13 family permease, with product MALDQVQATRQDKAIAPSKLHLKLAVLAVALVGAFALMLVPSDALSVQGKLSIIVFGAAVLAWSLTTLDSTYVALIAALAPVLAGQMPADALFATLSDPMIWLLMSAFIIAAAFTGSGLAGRMTRALLKGNMTLARMFPRIVLAGLVSALVIPSTSGRAALFLPIFQALKEGVSAKAAKALSLLIPVTILLSAAASLIGAGAHLVMVELVAGMGGARISYLQWLILGAPFALASCALSALVILYLFTDSDIRQTPFEVTPILDEKRSLCGAERVVLFTVIALVTLWISEPLHGLPTALIALCGAALVTAPKIGVLPLKKALGEVNWALLLFMAATLHMGATLVESGAAAWIVAVPFATMSGHAIALIAMVIAVSLMAHLVITSRTARATVLVPIILLAATPAGLNPAALAFLSTIAAGYCLTLPVSAKPLVLFSQLDGATFSQADLLRLGLWLIPLHLVLLTLFAFFVWPALGLDLFGPARITGAN from the coding sequence ATGGCACTGGATCAGGTCCAAGCGACACGTCAAGACAAGGCAATTGCCCCCTCGAAACTGCATCTGAAGCTTGCTGTTCTCGCGGTGGCACTGGTCGGTGCCTTTGCGCTTATGCTGGTCCCATCGGACGCGCTGTCGGTGCAGGGCAAGTTGTCGATCATCGTGTTCGGTGCGGCCGTTCTGGCGTGGAGCCTGACCACGCTTGACAGCACATATGTCGCCCTGATCGCGGCGCTCGCTCCGGTTCTGGCTGGTCAGATGCCTGCTGACGCTCTGTTTGCAACGCTGAGCGATCCGATGATCTGGCTGCTGATGTCGGCCTTTATCATTGCCGCCGCGTTCACCGGATCCGGCCTGGCTGGGCGCATGACACGTGCGTTGCTCAAGGGCAATATGACACTCGCCCGGATGTTTCCCCGGATCGTGCTGGCCGGCCTTGTCAGCGCGCTGGTCATTCCCTCGACCAGCGGACGCGCTGCCCTTTTCCTGCCGATCTTTCAAGCCCTGAAAGAGGGCGTGTCGGCCAAGGCCGCCAAAGCCCTATCGTTGCTTATCCCCGTGACGATCCTGCTGTCAGCGGCGGCCTCCCTGATCGGTGCCGGTGCGCACCTGGTGATGGTCGAACTTGTGGCCGGCATGGGCGGTGCGCGGATCTCCTATCTGCAATGGCTGATCCTGGGCGCCCCTTTTGCCCTGGCAAGCTGTGCACTGTCGGCTTTGGTCATCCTCTATCTCTTCACCGACAGTGACATCCGGCAGACCCCGTTCGAGGTGACCCCGATCCTTGACGAAAAGCGCTCGCTTTGCGGTGCCGAACGCGTGGTGCTTTTCACGGTCATCGCCCTGGTCACACTCTGGATCAGCGAACCTTTGCATGGTCTGCCCACCGCGCTGATCGCGCTGTGCGGTGCAGCCTTGGTGACCGCGCCGAAAATCGGCGTGCTGCCCCTGAAAAAGGCGCTTGGAGAGGTCAACTGGGCGCTGCTGCTTTTCATGGCCGCGACCCTTCATATGGGCGCCACCTTGGTGGAAAGCGGCGCTGCGGCCTGGATCGTCGCGGTGCCCTTCGCGACCATGTCGGGCCATGCAATCGCCCTGATCGCGATGGTTATCGCCGTCTCTCTGATGGCGCATCTGGTGATCACATCGCGTACGGCGCGGGCCACGGTTCTGGTTCCGATCATCCTGCTTGCCGCGACACCTGCCGGCCTGAACCCTGCCGCGTTGGCGTTCCTTTCGACCATCGCCGCCGGATACTGCCTGACCCTTCCCGTCAGTGCGAAACCTCTGGTCCTCTTCTCGCAACTCGACGGTGCAACCTTCAGCCAAGCGGACCTGCTGCGGCTCGGCCTTTGGCTGATCCCCCTGCATCTCGTCCTGCTGACCCTCTTTGCCTTTTTCGTATGGCCCGCCCTTGGTCTCGATCTCTTCGGGCCTGCGCGGATCACCGGGGCGAATTGA
- a CDS encoding glycerate kinase, with amino-acid sequence MTLNVLIAPSGFKESLAAEDVAASIARGVARAAPEAQIRCLPMVDGGEGFTKGLVAATGGSLHEVEVTGPVGQPVQSHFGFLGESGPRTAVLEMAAAAGLRLVPTEIRDPTVTTTFGVGELIRAAMDAGAERILIGCGDSGTNDGGAGMAQALGMRLLDRKGRELGPGGRHLRDLHRIDMSGRDPRLDHVRIDVACNWHNVLCGPKGVARVFGPQKGASPETVEELEAALDVFAGVIAKQLGKDVRTMAGGGASGGLGAGLHAMAGAHLHPRFKIVDRYLKMDSLLREADLVITGEGGIDYQTPRGKIPAEVARRAQNYGLPVIALAGTIGSGAEVNLGHGIASYASIVEGPCSLGEAMEDAEDLVTRAAERMMRLIGVGRVLKAA; translated from the coding sequence ATGACATTGAACGTTCTTATTGCCCCTTCCGGTTTCAAGGAAAGCCTCGCAGCAGAGGATGTCGCCGCCTCGATCGCACGCGGTGTGGCCCGCGCCGCCCCCGAGGCGCAGATCCGCTGCCTGCCGATGGTCGACGGTGGCGAAGGCTTTACCAAGGGTCTCGTCGCCGCAACGGGAGGCAGCCTCCACGAGGTTGAGGTGACCGGTCCTGTCGGCCAGCCGGTTCAATCGCATTTTGGGTTTCTGGGCGAAAGCGGACCGCGCACCGCCGTGCTGGAAATGGCCGCGGCGGCCGGTCTACGCCTAGTGCCCACCGAAATCCGCGATCCGACGGTGACCACCACCTTCGGAGTGGGAGAGCTGATCCGGGCGGCGATGGATGCCGGCGCGGAAAGGATCCTGATCGGATGCGGCGACAGCGGCACGAATGACGGCGGAGCGGGCATGGCCCAGGCGCTGGGAATGCGCTTGCTGGACCGCAAAGGTCGCGAACTTGGCCCGGGCGGGCGGCATCTGCGCGATCTCCACCGGATCGACATGTCCGGTCGTGATCCCCGGTTGGATCACGTACGCATCGACGTGGCCTGCAACTGGCACAATGTCTTGTGCGGCCCCAAAGGCGTCGCACGGGTCTTTGGTCCGCAAAAGGGCGCCTCCCCCGAAACGGTGGAGGAACTGGAGGCCGCGCTGGATGTCTTTGCCGGCGTCATCGCAAAACAGCTCGGCAAGGATGTCAGAACGATGGCGGGGGGTGGTGCCTCCGGTGGATTGGGCGCAGGTTTGCATGCCATGGCCGGGGCTCATCTTCATCCACGCTTCAAGATTGTCGACCGTTACCTGAAAATGGACAGCCTTCTGCGCGAGGCCGATCTGGTCATCACCGGAGAAGGCGGGATCGACTATCAGACCCCGCGTGGCAAGATACCCGCCGAAGTGGCGCGCCGGGCCCAGAATTACGGTCTGCCCGTGATTGCGCTGGCCGGAACCATCGGCTCGGGCGCCGAGGTGAACCTGGGTCACGGAATCGCGTCTTATGCAAGTATCGTCGAAGGCCCCTGCTCGCTTGGTGAAGCGATGGAGGATGCCGAAGACCTTGTCACGCGTGCGGCCGAGCGCATGATGCGCCTGATTGGCGTTGGCCGGGTGCTCAAAGCCGCCTGA
- a CDS encoding ABC transporter substrate-binding protein, giving the protein MQDQLDYLSGRVSAGKMSRREFMGKAAALGVSAAVAGTMFADAAQAAGPVKGGTFRMGVQGGESTNSQDPATWASDVPIAGGQQWAETLVEVGPDGTLEGMVAESWEGSSDAKTWRFKIRQGIEFSNGKSVTAEDALRTMERHSNEESKSGALGIVQGIESMRADGDVLEVTLGVGNADLPYLMADYHLMIQPDGGFDNPAAAIGTGAYTLEADEPGVRMMFKRNPNYWGGDAVAHYDETEVIVLNDATARTAALQSGQVDTINRVEPKVAQLLDRAPNVEVRNVSGRGHYVFIMHVDTAPFDNNDLRLALKYAINREEMVDKILRGYGGIGNDMPINAAYPLFDDSIPQREFSLEKAAEHYKKSGHDGSPIILRTADGAFPGAVDAAALFQQSAQAAGIPLEIKREPNDGYWSEVWNVQPFCASYWGGRPVQDQMYSTAYLSSADWNDTRWKRSEFDEMLMSARAELDEAKRKETYSKMGQMLRDEGGLILPMFNDFIDAVSSSVQGFEGDPNGPQMNWYSFKKTWKA; this is encoded by the coding sequence ATGCAAGATCAACTCGACTATTTGTCCGGACGCGTCAGCGCGGGCAAGATGTCCCGCCGCGAATTCATGGGCAAAGCCGCCGCGCTGGGTGTCAGCGCAGCCGTCGCGGGTACGATGTTTGCCGACGCCGCGCAGGCAGCAGGTCCCGTCAAGGGCGGCACCTTCCGAATGGGCGTTCAAGGGGGCGAGAGCACCAACAGCCAGGATCCGGCCACGTGGGCGTCCGATGTGCCAATCGCCGGCGGTCAGCAATGGGCCGAGACGCTGGTCGAAGTGGGCCCGGACGGCACGCTGGAAGGCATGGTCGCGGAAAGCTGGGAAGGCTCATCCGACGCCAAAACCTGGCGCTTCAAGATCCGGCAGGGCATCGAGTTTTCCAATGGCAAAAGCGTGACCGCCGAAGACGCGCTGCGCACGATGGAACGGCACAGCAACGAAGAGTCCAAATCGGGCGCATTGGGCATCGTACAAGGCATCGAATCCATGCGTGCCGACGGTGACGTGCTGGAAGTCACGCTGGGTGTGGGCAACGCGGACCTGCCCTATCTGATGGCCGATTACCACCTGATGATCCAGCCCGACGGCGGGTTCGACAACCCCGCGGCGGCCATCGGAACCGGCGCGTACACGCTGGAGGCCGACGAGCCGGGCGTGCGCATGATGTTCAAGCGCAACCCGAATTACTGGGGCGGCGACGCGGTGGCGCACTATGACGAGACCGAGGTCATCGTGCTGAACGATGCGACCGCGCGCACGGCTGCGCTGCAATCGGGACAGGTCGATACGATCAACCGCGTTGAGCCGAAAGTGGCCCAGCTTCTGGACCGGGCACCGAATGTCGAGGTCCGAAACGTGTCGGGGCGCGGCCACTACGTCTTCATCATGCATGTCGATACAGCGCCGTTCGACAACAACGATCTGCGGCTTGCACTGAAATACGCGATCAACCGCGAGGAAATGGTCGACAAGATCCTGCGCGGCTATGGCGGGATCGGGAACGACATGCCGATCAACGCAGCCTATCCGTTGTTCGACGACAGCATTCCACAGCGCGAATTCAGCCTTGAAAAGGCCGCGGAGCACTACAAGAAATCAGGCCACGACGGCTCTCCCATCATTCTGCGCACGGCAGATGGTGCCTTCCCCGGCGCGGTGGATGCAGCAGCGCTCTTCCAGCAATCGGCGCAGGCCGCTGGCATCCCGCTGGAAATCAAGCGAGAGCCAAACGACGGCTACTGGTCCGAAGTCTGGAACGTACAACCGTTCTGCGCCTCTTACTGGGGCGGACGCCCGGTGCAGGACCAGATGTATTCAACCGCCTATCTTTCGAGCGCGGATTGGAACGACACCCGCTGGAAGCGGTCTGAATTCGACGAGATGCTGATGTCGGCCCGCGCCGAACTGGACGAAGCCAAGCGCAAAGAGACCTATTCCAAGATGGGTCAGATGCTGCGGGACGAAGGCGGCCTGATCCTGCCGATGTTCAACGACTTCATCGACGCGGTCTCAAGCTCGGTCCAGGGCTTTGAGGGCGACCCGAATGGGCCGCAGATGAACTGGTACTCGTTCAAAAAGACCTGGAAGGCATAA